The following proteins come from a genomic window of Trifolium pratense cultivar HEN17-A07 linkage group LG4, ARS_RC_1.1, whole genome shotgun sequence:
- the LOC123882048 gene encoding G-type lectin S-receptor-like serine/threonine-protein kinase At4g03230 isoform X4, which produces MDSGNLVLLEDDEQKEVKLWQSFDNPSDTFLPGMKMDRNLNLTSWKSADDPGSGNFSFKMEQISGLDRFKILNFDEIYWESEEYGSLTYDSKIDQSDDISLEVYNLLTNFTLPILRKLIYMNTYDNTRLFLDSQGVIQWGNNLLVGGNLLVRWKQPKTKCFRYDFCGNFASCNDDDFEPCKCLPGFYDDYSVDGDSSLRDKLRCARRKLASCTRNDTVFLNLTLIKTGRPDEKFNVEYVEDCKSICLGRCPQCQAYSYAPPSTDRQRIGLVPSNCWIWTHNLTTLKENYTDGDDDRRLFVLVDKSDKEPTPRTCEPCGTNNVPYPLSTGSNCGDLKYLNFKCNTSTGNLKVSSPFHSDNSCLEQVEVSWEPPSEEPVCDNSFDCHGWKNSTCSKGNKCLCNANYHWSGKILSCTDSFLEPTSSPNATNESTKGNSKSSLPLILGLTLTAVIILACIIIFAYVCRRRIVHIVKKEKESIQRNIRGGFYDSERHVKDLIDMEGLEENDNEGIEVPYFDFESIVMATDDFSDANKLGRGGYGPVYKGKLQGGQEIAVKRLSSVSSQGLQEFKNEVVLIAKLQHRNLVKLRGYCVKGEEKILLYEYMPNKSLDLLIFDPTKSIILDWQMRFDIILGIARGMLYLHQDSRLRVIHRDLKTSNILLDEEMQPKISDFGLARIFGGKETEANTERVVGTYGYMSPEYALDGQFSTKSDVFSFGVVLLEIISGKKNTGFFQTKEISSLLGYAWTLWQEEKLQDLLDQSICDTYNANQFIRCSQIGLLCVQDEPGDRPNMSNIVTMLDNETTTLPTPKQPTFFMRKNLSNTGSSSLQHESSIQEGR; this is translated from the exons ATGGATTCTGGTAACCTTGTGTTActagaagatgatgaacagaAGGAAGTAAAACTCTGGCAGAGTTTTGATAATCCATCTGATACATTCCTACCAGGAATGAAGATGGATAGGAATTTGAATCTAACAAGTTGGAAAAGTGCTGATGATCCAGGAAGTGGAAATTTCAGTTTTAAGATGGAACAAATTAGTGGGCTTGATCGTTTTAAGATCTTAAACTTCGATGAAATCTATTGGGAGAGCGAAGAGTACGGATCTTTGACTTATGATTCGAAGATTGATCAATCTGATGATATCAGCTTAGAGGTTTACAATCTGTTGACCAACTTCACTTTACCTATACTGAGAAAACTAATTTATATGAACACTTACGACAATACAAGGTTGTTTCTTGATTCTCAAGGAGTGATTCAGTGGGGGAACAATTTGTTGGTAGGTGGAAATTTATTGGTTAGGTGGAAACAGCCAAAAACCAAATGTTTCAGATATGATTTTTGCGGAAACTTTGCTAGCTGTAACGACGATGATTTTGAGCCATGCAAATGTTTACCTGGATTCTATGATGATTACTCAGTAGATGGAGATTCTTCTCTACGAGACAAGCTACGTTGTGCGCGGAGAAAATTAGCATCATGTACCAGAAATGATACGGTGTTTCTAAACTTGACACTGATTAAAACAGGAAGACCTGATGAAAAATTCAATGTGGAATATGTAGAAGATTGCAAATCTATATGCCTCGGGAGATGTCCACAGTGCCAAGCTTACTCATATGCTCCACCCTCGACTGATCGCCAGCGTATTGGTCTTGTTCCTTCAAACTGCTGGATCTGGACACACAATTTAACTACTCTTAAAGAAAACTACACCGATGGGGATGATGATCGTAGACTCTTTGTCTTAGTTGACAAATCAGATAAAG AACCAACGCCAAGAACTTGTGAGCCTTGTGGTACAAACAATGTCCCTTATCCGCTTAGTACCGGATCCAATTGTGGAGACCTCAAATACTTAAACTTTAAATGCAACACTTCGACAG GAAATCTGAAGGTTTCTTCCCCGTTTCACAGTGACAATTCGTGCTTGGAACAAGTGGAAGTTAGTTGGGAGCCACCTTCCGAAGAACCTGTTTGTGATAACTCTTTTGATTGTCACGGTTGGAAAAATTCTACTTGCAGTAAAGGAAATAAGTGTCTTTGCAATGCAAACTATCATTGGAGTGGCAAGATTTTAAGTTGTACCGACA GTTTTTTAGAACCTACATCGTCTCCTAATGCTACAAATGAGTCAACAAAAGGAAACTCCAAAAGCTCACTCCCTTTGATTCTTGGCTTAACTCTTACTGCAGTGATTATTCTAGCTTGCATAATTATTTTTGCTTATGTATGCAGACGGAGAATAGTTCATATCGTTAAAAAAG AGAAAGAAAGCATACAGAGAAATATTAGAGGGGGCTTTTATGACAGTGAAAGACACGTGAAGGACTTGATAGACATGGAGGGATTGGAAGAGAATGACAATGAAGGAATTGAGGTTCCTTATTTCGATTTCGAGAGCATAGTAATGGCTACAGATGACTTTTCAGATGCAAATAAGCTTGGAAGAGGTGGTTATGGGCCAGTGTACAAG GGTAAACTTCAAGGTGGTCAAGAAATTGCGGTAAAGAGGCTTTCAAGTGTTTCTTCACAAGGATTACAAGAATTCAAGAATGAGGTTGTTTTAATTGCAAAACTTCAACATCGAAATCTTGTTAAATTACGGGGATATTGCgttaaaggagaagaaaaaattcTACTGTATGAATACATGCCTAACAAGAGCCTGGACTTATTGATCTTTG ATCCTACAAAAAGCATAATTTTGGATTGGCAAATGCGGTTTGATATAATTCTTGGAATTGCTCGTGGAATGCTCTATCTTCATCAAGACTCGAGATTGAGAGTTATTCATCGAGATTTAAAAACTAGCAACATTCTCCTAGATGAGGAGATGCAACCAAAGATATCAGATTTTGGTTTGGCAAGAATATTTGGAGGAAAAGAAACCGAGGCAAACACAGAGAGGGTTGTTGGTACATA TGGATACATGTCTCCCGAGTATGCATTGGATGGACAATTCTCTACAAAATCAGATGTTTTCAGTTTTGGTGTTGTCTTGCTCGAGATCATAAGTGGAAAAAAGAACACAGGATTCtttcaaacaaaagaaatttcaagtCTTTTGGGTTAT GCTTGGACACTATGGCAAGAGGAAAAGTTGCAAGATTTATTAGACCAATCTATCTGTGATACTTACAATGCTAACCAATTTATTCGGTGTTCACAAATCGGACTCTTATGCGTACAAGATGAACCAGGAGATCGACCAAACATGTCAAATATTGTAACAATGCTAGACAATGAAACTACAACGCTCCCAACCCCTAAACAACCAACCTTTTTTATGCGAAAAAACCTATCTAACACGGGTTCTTCAAGTCTGCAGCATGAAAGTAGCATTCAAGAAGGCCGATAG